The following coding sequences are from one Leptolyngbya sp. NIES-3755 window:
- a CDS encoding hypothetical protein (hypothetical protein PCC7424_4737;~similar to AA sequence:cyanobase_aa:LBDG_08070), with protein MSFFLQYRGELAALTAAFIWACGSIVYTGVGRQISPLALNFTKGWVAIVLLCLTFLITGQSIPSIEFTPFLMLFLSGVIGIGFGDTAYFSALNCIGARRTLLFETLAPPLSAVLALIFLQEQLALSAWIGIGFTIAGVVWVILERTSEPSGNFRPLLGSLYGLLAAIGQAAGAVMSRSAFVNTEIDSLWSTLIRLFGGTIALFIWILLRNQSHEMIKPLRNRRLLTIIAGTAFISTYLGIWLQQTSLKYATTGIAQALSSTSPLFVIPLSRAMGDRVSMRSVIGVLISLLGVSLLFHR; from the coding sequence ATGTCATTTTTTCTTCAATATCGAGGCGAACTCGCCGCACTCACCGCTGCATTCATCTGGGCATGTGGCTCGATCGTATACACCGGAGTCGGACGACAGATCAGCCCCCTCGCTCTGAACTTCACCAAAGGATGGGTCGCGATCGTTCTTCTATGCCTCACATTCCTGATCACCGGACAATCGATTCCCTCGATCGAATTCACACCATTTCTCATGCTTTTTCTCAGCGGCGTGATCGGGATCGGATTCGGAGATACTGCCTATTTCAGTGCCCTAAATTGCATCGGTGCAAGACGAACTCTATTGTTTGAAACGCTTGCCCCTCCGTTATCAGCAGTTTTAGCATTGATTTTTCTTCAGGAACAATTGGCATTGTCCGCTTGGATTGGAATTGGATTCACGATCGCGGGTGTAGTCTGGGTGATCTTAGAACGCACCTCAGAGCCGAGTGGAAACTTTCGCCCCCTTTTGGGAAGTCTTTACGGGCTATTAGCGGCGATCGGTCAGGCAGCAGGCGCAGTCATGTCCCGATCCGCATTCGTCAACACCGAGATCGATTCCTTGTGGAGTACGCTAATTCGATTGTTTGGAGGCACGATCGCGCTTTTTATCTGGATACTGTTGCGAAATCAATCGCACGAAATGATCAAACCTTTACGCAATCGAAGACTACTCACAATCATTGCTGGAACTGCCTTTATCAGTACTTATTTAGGCATCTGGCTCCAGCAAACCTCGCTGAAATATGCCACCACCGGAATCGCTCAAGCATTAAGTAGTACCAGTCCACTTTTTGTCATACCTCTGAGCAGAGCAATGGGCGATCGCGTTAGTATGCGATCCGTCATCGGTGTCCTGATTTCTCTTCTGGGGGTGAGTTTATTGTTTCATCGTTAG
- a CDS encoding exported hypothetical protein (similar to AA sequence:cyanobase_aa:LBDG_41310) produces MLRKVRWFGALCVAIVCPSSIALSQSNEAQQLVGRWEGKVIRPEVPIGMWFSPSGKTIVTFQIGFDAQTRMAFSMNYSIDTKPKPMHLDFRLERPRSERDKQPLSTIFEFPNPGRLRVHFKNLEPGKPRPTQFSEPVELAKFSDSAIVFPDAAKLKQVEQSTDGEGRLVMQNLALSSLYHSVETQQFPTLARLGLSNGTTQNYRYQLQAASDRLTLIARPNKDNLRSYIAVVLKFPTEGQDFGATKVCQSVRPSRIAPPMPKVPDSPNGILARESIRCGIGSEAIDF; encoded by the coding sequence ATGCTTAGAAAAGTTAGATGGTTTGGAGCTTTATGTGTTGCGATCGTCTGCCCAAGTTCGATTGCACTTTCACAATCGAATGAAGCTCAGCAGTTAGTCGGACGCTGGGAAGGAAAAGTCATCCGCCCCGAAGTTCCAATCGGAATGTGGTTTTCTCCATCTGGCAAGACGATCGTTACGTTTCAGATTGGATTCGATGCTCAAACTCGGATGGCATTTTCGATGAATTACTCGATCGATACCAAACCGAAACCGATGCACCTCGATTTCAGACTTGAAAGACCCAGATCAGAACGAGACAAGCAACCCCTTTCCACCATTTTCGAGTTTCCAAACCCTGGTCGGCTGCGAGTTCATTTCAAGAATTTAGAACCCGGCAAGCCAAGACCGACCCAATTTAGTGAGCCTGTGGAACTCGCGAAATTTTCAGACAGTGCGATCGTGTTCCCCGATGCTGCCAAACTGAAACAAGTCGAACAATCAACCGATGGGGAAGGACGCTTAGTGATGCAGAACTTGGCGCTATCTTCTCTCTATCACTCTGTAGAAACGCAGCAGTTCCCGACGCTGGCTCGACTAGGACTCAGTAACGGTACAACTCAAAATTATCGATATCAACTACAAGCTGCCTCGGATCGTTTAACGTTGATTGCCCGTCCAAACAAAGACAATCTGAGAAGTTATATCGCGGTCGTCTTGAAATTTCCAACCGAGGGTCAAGATTTCGGAGCGACCAAAGTTTGCCAGTCGGTTCGCCCGTCTCGGATTGCTCCCCCGATGCCGAAAGTTCCTGATTCACCAAATGGGATTCTTGCAAGAGAGTCGATTCGATGTGGGATTGGCTCAGAAGCGATCGACTTTTAA
- a CDS encoding phosphoribosylglycinamide formyltransferase (similar to AA sequence:cyanobase_aa:LBDG_41300), which produces MVALISPDFAEFPPHPRLKLGVMASGSGSNFEAIAQSIQDGHLNAEVQVVIYNNPGAKVVDRANRFGVPSVLLNHREFASREDLDQAIVDSLKQHSVEWVIMAGWMRIVTPVLIEAFRDRILNIHPSLLPSFKGNRAVEQALQAGVKLTGCTVHLVVPEVDSGKIIIQAAVPVMEDDTVEALQNRIHAQEHRIYPAAIAIAAIHSVTDDDGHQS; this is translated from the coding sequence ATGGTTGCGCTGATTTCTCCTGATTTCGCTGAGTTTCCGCCCCATCCCCGTCTCAAACTGGGTGTGATGGCTTCTGGAAGTGGCAGCAACTTTGAAGCGATCGCACAATCGATCCAAGATGGGCACTTGAATGCAGAAGTGCAGGTCGTGATTTATAACAATCCGGGTGCAAAAGTGGTCGATCGAGCGAACCGTTTCGGCGTTCCATCGGTCTTACTCAATCATCGAGAGTTTGCCAGTCGAGAAGATTTGGATCAAGCGATCGTCGATTCTCTCAAGCAGCATTCCGTCGAGTGGGTGATCATGGCGGGATGGATGCGGATTGTCACACCTGTTTTGATTGAGGCATTTCGCGATCGTATTCTCAACATTCACCCCAGTTTGCTACCGAGCTTTAAAGGAAATCGCGCCGTAGAGCAAGCCCTTCAAGCGGGAGTTAAACTCACAGGCTGCACTGTGCATTTGGTCGTTCCAGAAGTGGATAGCGGAAAAATTATCATACAGGCAGCCGTTCCGGTGATGGAGGATGATACCGTCGAAGCCTTACAGAATCGGATTCACGCGCAAGAGCATCGGATTTATCCAGCCGCAATTGCGATCGCTGCGATACATTCCGTTACTGATGATGATGGGCATCAGTCTTAA
- a CDS encoding hypothetical protein (similar to AA sequence:cyanobase_aa:LBDG_08060), with protein MQVLLLILGLFYLAVIPILFISWLEFFRHDEDNLTQEDQKISRLMIAVASVFWILALPFAYVELLDRFKRSSRAARLYQKMLETPKSQPLNSNDEMQVTNQ; from the coding sequence ATGCAGGTTTTGTTACTGATTTTGGGATTGTTTTATCTGGCGGTCATACCTATTCTCTTCATTAGCTGGCTTGAATTTTTCCGCCACGACGAGGACAATCTCACTCAAGAAGACCAAAAAATTTCGCGATTGATGATCGCCGTCGCAAGTGTGTTTTGGATTCTTGCGCTCCCGTTCGCTTACGTAGAACTTTTAGATAGGTTCAAGCGCTCTAGCCGCGCTGCTCGGCTTTATCAGAAAATGTTAGAAACTCCGAAGTCTCAACCGCTCAACTCCAACGACGAAATGCAGGTTACAAATCAATAA
- a CDS encoding hypothetical protein (hypothetical protein Npun_R1325;~similar to AA sequence:cyanobase_aa:LBDG_08050), whose translation MNVHSMLVRLQGTLGRTDLVQKMVLIPPSGASPAEVSEINLVVGYSNSPSSQTALDLTLWIAHQTRLATGKQVTVQVVYVVADSVMNRISSFDSGRKPKEKLKAEGEWRTSRTAIAELETATKAQFGTAELFEQADRILWNARCMAEEWRGSLKTHLRFGTVANELKAVVGAEKASLLILGCDSPQHPLIRQLGKSIACPVLGIPSVLETE comes from the coding sequence ATGAACGTTCATTCCATGCTGGTACGACTCCAAGGAACACTCGGTCGTACTGATCTTGTCCAAAAAATGGTGCTGATTCCGCCATCGGGTGCGTCCCCAGCGGAAGTATCTGAGATCAATCTGGTCGTCGGATATTCTAATTCTCCAAGCAGTCAGACGGCGCTTGATTTGACGCTGTGGATTGCTCACCAAACTCGGTTAGCGACCGGGAAGCAAGTCACGGTTCAAGTCGTGTATGTCGTCGCTGATAGTGTGATGAATCGAATTTCCTCGTTTGATTCAGGTCGCAAGCCGAAAGAAAAACTGAAAGCGGAAGGCGAATGGCGAACCAGTCGAACCGCGATCGCAGAACTGGAAACGGCAACAAAGGCGCAATTCGGAACGGCGGAACTGTTTGAACAAGCCGATCGAATTCTCTGGAATGCTCGCTGTATGGCGGAGGAATGGCGAGGCTCGTTGAAGACCCATTTGCGCTTTGGAACGGTTGCGAATGAGTTGAAAGCGGTTGTAGGCGCGGAGAAAGCTTCTTTACTGATTCTGGGTTGTGATTCACCGCAGCATCCGTTGATTCGACAATTGGGTAAATCGATCGCTTGCCCAGTGTTGGGAATTCCCTCAGTGTTGGAGACTGAGTAG
- a CDS encoding inner-membrane translocator (similar to AA sequence:cyanobase_aa:LBDG_41290) produces the protein MDAFFSQLIQLIVNGISVGSIIALSAVGLTLSYGILRLSNFAHGDFMTMGAYFTLLFNTFGINIWVSMVFSAIATIGMTLLGEALLWSPMRKKRATATTLIIISIGLALFIRNGIIFVWGGGNQRYNLPVARALSFGGITIPFNQIVVIVLAVIAIAGLHYLLQNTKIGKAMRAVADDLDLARTTGINVDRVVLWTWIIAGGLTALGGSMLGLVEAVRPNMGWFLILPLFASVILGGIGNPYGAIAGGLIIGLAQEVGAGISDLLIPVASNPIAQFIINTRLFTAQYKLGIALLIMVIVLLVRPQGLFKGTA, from the coding sequence ATGGATGCTTTTTTTAGCCAACTGATCCAGTTAATCGTCAACGGAATTTCGGTCGGGAGTATCATCGCCCTTTCTGCGGTTGGCTTAACGCTAAGCTATGGAATCCTGCGGCTGTCGAATTTTGCTCATGGCGATTTTATGACGATGGGCGCTTATTTTACGCTGCTATTTAATACGTTTGGCATCAATATCTGGGTGTCGATGGTCTTTTCTGCGATCGCAACAATCGGGATGACGCTACTCGGTGAAGCGCTTCTTTGGTCTCCGATGCGGAAAAAACGAGCGACTGCAACCACGCTGATCATTATCTCGATCGGGCTTGCACTCTTTATTCGGAATGGCATTATTTTCGTCTGGGGTGGCGGCAACCAACGGTACAATCTGCCTGTTGCGCGGGCTTTGTCGTTTGGTGGAATCACAATTCCGTTTAATCAAATTGTGGTGATTGTTCTGGCAGTGATTGCGATCGCGGGACTTCATTATTTGCTGCAAAATACCAAAATCGGGAAAGCGATGCGGGCAGTGGCTGACGATCTAGATTTGGCGAGAACGACTGGGATTAATGTCGATCGCGTTGTGCTTTGGACTTGGATTATTGCGGGCGGATTGACCGCGCTCGGTGGCAGTATGTTGGGATTGGTGGAGGCAGTACGTCCGAATATGGGATGGTTCTTGATTTTGCCGCTGTTTGCTTCGGTGATTCTAGGTGGAATTGGAAATCCTTACGGCGCGATCGCGGGTGGACTCATTATCGGACTGGCTCAAGAAGTCGGGGCTGGGATTTCCGATCTTCTGATTCCAGTTGCATCGAATCCGATCGCACAATTCATTATCAATACCAGACTTTTTACAGCCCAATACAAATTAGGAATTGCACTGCTGATTATGGTGATTGTGCTGTTAGTGCGTCCGCAAGGATTGTTCAAGGGAACGGCTTAG
- a CDS encoding HAD-superfamily hydrolase subfamily IB (similar to AA sequence:cyanobase_aa:LBDG_26930), with product MKRIVFCDFDGTITQTETFVEMLKYFTPVLAERLLPEIYAKRLTLREGVRRFIQSIPSVRYREIIEFTRAQPIRPGLLEFLDFLEAEEIPFVVISGGLQGMVESVLNPLRDRIHAIHAMEVDTRGTFLQVHSAYESGTELVAKAQIMAKYQADQTIAIGDSITDLNMALSASIVFARSPLDRYLEERNTPYIPWNDFFEVRDYLRGAFGARFASAYSKPFP from the coding sequence ATGAAACGCATTGTATTCTGCGACTTTGACGGCACAATTACACAAACTGAAACATTTGTTGAAATGCTGAAATACTTTACACCCGTATTGGCAGAGCGATTACTACCAGAGATTTATGCGAAACGCTTAACGTTACGGGAAGGTGTACGACGCTTTATTCAATCAATTCCATCGGTTCGATATAGAGAAATTATCGAATTCACACGAGCGCAACCCATTCGTCCAGGATTACTAGAATTCCTCGATTTTCTCGAAGCAGAAGAGATTCCGTTTGTTGTAATTTCTGGTGGATTACAAGGAATGGTGGAATCTGTTCTGAATCCGTTAAGAGATCGAATTCATGCGATTCATGCAATGGAAGTCGATACGAGAGGAACATTTTTGCAAGTGCATTCCGCTTACGAAAGTGGAACGGAACTCGTCGCAAAAGCGCAAATTATGGCGAAATATCAGGCAGATCAAACGATCGCGATCGGAGATTCGATCACGGATTTAAACATGGCATTATCCGCCTCGATCGTATTTGCCCGATCGCCGCTCGATCGCTATTTAGAAGAACGCAACACGCCGTATATTCCTTGGAATGATTTCTTTGAAGTTCGCGATTATTTACGCGGTGCCTTTGGCGCTCGCTTTGCGAGTGCGTATTCTAAGCCGTTCCCTTGA
- a CDS encoding hypothetical protein (similar to AA sequence:cyanobase_aa:LBDG_47560), translating into MQIEAKSTIQTTQTDRGMQFCQNFTIANTGLDAKRSAVYFWLEVTEPSFFSLIEWHSFSPASPAYLEPGELREITLNFDVPTNAAPGTYHYTIAYKSEQNIEKTIRCPLQLEVPLMQRNRFKKTLNFNLDPETTSEAPYQLQPGQSVTFTLSIENRSTISDLIYLNCSELPADWFTIDYHNQEAEPLGIVQPIKGLRLEAQESGEIQFTFHPPIGTPAGSYFPTLQLISMNSPDLLTLDVIYVQVLPDARLETELIPKVRSIPREFATFTLRVQNRGNVERKLRLETRGAEQRFEFVTDSQGITIAPNQEASIVLRAIPRNRWQRPWWGKPLRSTVNFHLIPIDAISEPPYPAQAKLIWLPHPKWVLAGLMLLGAGSLLMLLSLLYRFNRQPITTADIVEFSPTKRTYLEGASNAVRLNWTVQNPETLDRLVIAQLNEGAEIQTKAYSFSTSIPKELQAKTDQENGCRRVESDQPAQSAPVFWELPLPDLPWLSSLQQPAQYTKVQCQGIPFVSSQSGAFKYRLKLFDKSNHRVPIVEETTETVTVKSTGSSQSPEQAAAFMPRSTEQGRKPEIVSFTLNGQDAMSQLTHTFSVGNNEAANIVVSWAVQGEEGLEVELLPFTGSVNSQGSITYPITPGNVKTITLTARNRAGEQVTRSVDIQVVVADRPRPIRSPIPRSTPRPTPEPTPPETAPEPPESTDTPTPEPTPTPTPEPSPTDSPSPNP; encoded by the coding sequence ATGCAGATTGAGGCAAAATCTACCATCCAGACGACTCAGACCGATCGCGGAATGCAGTTCTGTCAGAATTTCACGATCGCGAATACCGGACTGGATGCGAAGCGTTCTGCGGTGTATTTCTGGCTGGAAGTGACTGAGCCTAGCTTTTTTTCTCTAATTGAGTGGCATTCTTTTTCGCCTGCGTCTCCCGCCTATTTAGAACCTGGAGAACTCCGAGAGATTACTCTGAACTTCGATGTGCCAACAAATGCGGCTCCAGGAACTTATCACTATACGATCGCTTATAAGTCTGAACAAAACATAGAAAAAACGATTCGATGTCCGCTTCAGCTTGAAGTGCCATTGATGCAGCGGAATCGATTTAAGAAAACATTAAATTTTAATCTTGATCCTGAAACGACTTCTGAAGCGCCTTATCAATTGCAGCCAGGTCAATCCGTAACATTCACGCTCAGCATTGAGAATCGATCGACAATTTCAGATTTGATCTATCTCAATTGTTCAGAACTTCCTGCTGATTGGTTCACGATCGACTATCACAATCAAGAAGCAGAACCACTCGGAATTGTTCAACCGATCAAAGGTTTGCGGCTCGAAGCTCAAGAAAGTGGCGAAATTCAGTTCACGTTCCATCCTCCGATCGGAACTCCAGCCGGAAGCTACTTTCCAACGCTGCAATTGATTTCGATGAATTCACCTGACTTGCTTACGCTCGATGTAATTTATGTGCAGGTGTTACCAGATGCTCGATTAGAAACGGAACTGATTCCAAAAGTACGATCGATTCCGCGAGAGTTTGCCACTTTTACGCTGAGAGTGCAAAATCGCGGCAACGTGGAACGAAAACTGAGATTAGAAACGAGAGGGGCTGAACAGCGATTTGAATTTGTTACCGATAGTCAAGGCATCACGATCGCGCCGAATCAAGAAGCCTCGATCGTGCTTCGAGCCATTCCGCGCAATCGTTGGCAGCGTCCTTGGTGGGGCAAACCTTTACGGTCAACGGTGAACTTTCATTTGATCCCGATCGATGCAATTTCGGAGCCGCCGTATCCAGCACAAGCAAAATTGATCTGGCTCCCTCACCCAAAATGGGTTCTAGCTGGATTGATGTTACTCGGAGCCGGATCACTTTTGATGCTGCTCAGCTTGTTGTATCGCTTTAATCGTCAACCGATTACGACAGCAGACATTGTTGAATTCAGCCCCACTAAGCGAACTTATCTCGAAGGTGCGAGTAATGCGGTTCGACTGAATTGGACAGTGCAAAATCCTGAAACCCTCGATCGATTAGTGATCGCTCAGTTGAATGAAGGTGCGGAAATTCAAACAAAAGCGTATAGTTTCTCAACTTCGATTCCAAAAGAACTGCAAGCAAAAACCGATCAAGAAAATGGATGTCGTCGGGTAGAGTCAGACCAGCCTGCTCAGTCTGCTCCTGTGTTCTGGGAGCTTCCGTTGCCTGATTTGCCGTGGTTGTCTTCGCTTCAACAGCCAGCCCAATATACAAAGGTACAATGTCAGGGAATTCCCTTTGTCTCTTCGCAGTCTGGGGCATTCAAGTACAGATTAAAGCTGTTTGATAAGTCTAATCATCGTGTGCCGATCGTAGAAGAAACGACGGAGACAGTAACCGTAAAATCAACTGGATCATCGCAGTCTCCAGAGCAAGCAGCGGCTTTCATGCCTCGATCGACAGAACAAGGTCGCAAACCTGAAATTGTGTCTTTCACGCTCAATGGACAAGATGCGATGAGCCAACTCACTCATACTTTTTCGGTGGGTAACAATGAAGCTGCAAACATTGTTGTTTCTTGGGCAGTTCAAGGTGAGGAAGGCTTAGAAGTTGAACTATTACCCTTCACAGGATCAGTCAATTCTCAAGGTTCAATCACTTATCCGATTACGCCTGGAAATGTGAAAACGATCACGCTCACGGCTCGAAATCGTGCAGGCGAACAGGTGACACGATCGGTTGATATTCAAGTCGTCGTTGCCGATCGTCCTCGTCCAATTCGATCACCCATTCCTCGATCGACTCCGCGACCGACTCCAGAACCGACTCCGCCTGAAACGGCTCCTGAACCGCCAGAATCAACCGATACGCCAACGCCTGAACCGACTCCAACGCCAACGCCTGAACCATCCCCGACGGATTCTCCTTCTCCGAATCCTTGA
- a CDS encoding serine/threonine kinase (similar to AA sequence:cyanobase_aa:LBDG_47550), which translates to MTQESTTEPKTLEGKVLSGLRGHYAIVSLAENQPGVRLYNGTDLATDSPVLVKEYYSFWWTAVEMQQMEAAIRPLETIELHSGGVQDFRLLIPQDMFVSVKDQRCYLVLRSPHHPGQSLKHYLETQGSLSTTTVRHFLSQVLQSLWFLQGQMIDFADGETQKGTAHGNLTLESLLIVPESQAWTDQFQVYLRDFALWESVVKPEMLSSRSLNEQKQQDLKDLGTIATQMLFGELNPPSYWNPIQDPRWSTIADQFLKQFIQQLLGIEAPPFSGAKAARNQLLTLPTIEEPQATETNTEWESIELGQADRPPLYFKIAFAVAILGLVANLGLLWINKGAMPPPKFNFIQHRK; encoded by the coding sequence ATGACTCAGGAGAGCACCACTGAACCAAAAACACTGGAAGGAAAAGTCCTAAGCGGGCTACGGGGACACTATGCGATCGTATCTCTCGCCGAAAATCAGCCGGGAGTCCGACTCTACAATGGAACCGATCTTGCCACAGACAGTCCTGTGCTGGTGAAAGAATATTATTCGTTTTGGTGGACGGCAGTTGAGATGCAGCAGATGGAAGCCGCCATTCGACCTTTAGAAACGATCGAGCTTCACAGTGGGGGTGTTCAAGATTTCCGCTTGTTGATCCCACAAGATATGTTCGTATCGGTGAAGGATCAGCGCTGTTACCTAGTTTTGCGCTCTCCTCATCACCCTGGACAGTCGCTAAAACACTATCTAGAAACGCAGGGCAGTCTTTCAACCACCACCGTTCGACATTTTCTCTCACAAGTGTTGCAATCTCTCTGGTTTTTGCAGGGTCAAATGATCGACTTTGCAGACGGAGAGACGCAGAAAGGAACAGCACACGGCAATTTAACTCTAGAAAGTCTTCTGATTGTTCCTGAATCGCAAGCTTGGACGGATCAGTTTCAAGTCTATTTGCGAGACTTTGCGCTTTGGGAAAGTGTAGTCAAGCCAGAAATGCTATCTTCTCGATCGCTCAATGAGCAGAAACAGCAAGATCTCAAAGATCTAGGCACGATCGCGACTCAAATGCTCTTTGGTGAACTGAATCCACCGAGCTATTGGAATCCAATTCAAGACCCGCGCTGGAGTACGATCGCGGATCAATTCCTAAAACAATTTATTCAACAATTATTAGGAATCGAAGCTCCCCCTTTTTCTGGAGCCAAAGCCGCTCGAAATCAATTACTTACTCTTCCGACGATCGAAGAACCCCAAGCGACTGAGACGAATACCGAGTGGGAATCGATCGAGTTAGGACAAGCCGATCGACCTCCGTTGTATTTCAAGATTGCGTTCGCTGTGGCAATTTTGGGATTGGTTGCAAATTTGGGTTTGCTTTGGATCAATAAAGGAGCGATGCCACCTCCAAAATTCAATTTCATTCAACATCGAAAATAG
- a CDS encoding hypothetical protein (hypothetical protein N9414_12558;~similar to AA sequence:cyanobase_aa:LBDG_33460): MNFQIRLPQEALSHFAHRAIEKHFRKAMKHEEDVLADRDPESLHQMRVGLRRLRTAIQVFGFATELPKSVNDAKIRKFAQILGAVRDLDVLKLELTSHTNLPEVEQKALKQTLKKLEHQRSQDFHRVQKTLNSDKYDEFKQAMEDWLALPKLGAIAQLPIHDVLPDILLPLITEILLHPAWLIDVEFAGDEKIFAPITSESIRSQLKQDDLLHDLRKQMKRLRYQTELFTDFYGESYQKQVQEFQNIQEVLGQIQDSVVLQEFLDRHLDDSIDKLCPIFADQLEQKRTIAFQEWRSLQEKYLDPDFRTRLRKLICKTESSGRSGHS, from the coding sequence ATGAATTTCCAAATAAGATTGCCCCAAGAAGCTCTAAGTCATTTTGCTCATCGTGCGATCGAGAAACATTTTCGCAAGGCAATGAAACACGAAGAGGATGTGCTTGCCGATCGCGATCCGGAATCGCTTCATCAAATGCGCGTCGGTTTACGTCGTCTCAGAACTGCCATTCAAGTCTTCGGATTCGCGACTGAGTTACCCAAATCCGTCAACGATGCCAAAATTCGGAAATTTGCCCAAATTCTTGGAGCCGTCCGCGATTTGGACGTTCTCAAACTTGAACTGACATCTCACACAAATTTGCCAGAAGTAGAACAAAAAGCTTTGAAGCAGACGCTGAAAAAATTGGAACATCAGCGATCGCAAGATTTTCATCGTGTCCAAAAAACCTTGAACTCTGATAAATATGACGAATTCAAGCAAGCGATGGAAGACTGGTTAGCATTGCCGAAATTAGGCGCGATCGCACAATTACCGATTCATGATGTGCTGCCCGATATTTTGCTACCGCTGATTACTGAAATTCTTCTACATCCCGCTTGGCTCATTGATGTCGAGTTTGCAGGGGACGAAAAGATTTTTGCGCCAATCACCTCAGAATCGATCCGATCGCAATTGAAACAAGATGATTTACTTCACGATCTTCGCAAGCAAATGAAGCGATTGCGCTATCAAACCGAACTCTTTACCGATTTTTATGGTGAAAGCTATCAAAAGCAGGTTCAAGAGTTTCAAAACATTCAAGAAGTTTTAGGACAGATTCAAGATAGTGTCGTGCTGCAAGAATTCTTAGATCGGCATTTAGATGACTCGATCGATAAACTTTGCCCAATTTTTGCGGATCAGCTTGAACAAAAAAGAACGATCGCATTTCAAGAATGGCGATCGCTGCAAGAAAAATATTTAGACCCAGACTTCCGGACTCGGCTGCGAAAACTCATTTGCAAAACTGAATCGAGTGGGCGTTCAGGGCATTCTTAG
- a CDS encoding hypothetical protein (similar to AA sequence:cyanobase_aa:sll0442), whose protein sequence is MRTFLRLLGLGLLIFGVYFLGQKIVFTTGGYGYWWRGIAANSSILALVGGALMLVFLPRRNRNLGWIPIAAGIVLIFFSGRAILNPTSLWQFLASFLSIAIGYRMLITGQSPI, encoded by the coding sequence ATGCGGACTTTCTTGAGGCTACTCGGTCTTGGACTCCTGATTTTTGGAGTCTATTTCTTAGGGCAAAAAATTGTCTTCACTACAGGCGGATACGGCTACTGGTGGCGAGGAATTGCTGCAAATAGTTCAATTCTCGCGCTCGTCGGCGGCGCTTTGATGTTAGTGTTTCTGCCTAGACGCAATCGCAATTTAGGATGGATACCGATCGCGGCTGGCATTGTCCTGATTTTTTTCAGCGGTCGAGCGATTTTGAACCCGACCAGCCTTTGGCAATTTCTGGCTTCTTTCTTATCAATCGCGATTGGCTATCGAATGTTGATAACAGGTCAATCGCCGATTTAA